One Aciduliprofundum boonei T469 genomic region harbors:
- a CDS encoding MBL fold metallo-hydrolase, whose product MKIYPIASDSLGVRSLSVFIESRVNVFIDPSAALGPYRYGLPPKPPEIQALQKYKKEIRELANKADIFVISHYHYDHYDPDEDFYEGKVVYAKHWKDKINYSQKKRAYAFHEKFADKCELHYVDGKKYEIEGVKIKFSKPFPHGNERTRLGFVIMTTVDDGKTRVLHASDVEGPIVEEAAEYIITENPDIAIIDGPATYFLGYRFSQEDLKRSIKNLVKIAENVPKVILDHHLLRDLKYRDRLEEVYELDNILTFAEFNKEPINMLEAHRKDL is encoded by the coding sequence ATGAAAATTTACCCAATTGCATCGGACTCCTTAGGAGTTCGCTCCCTCTCTGTTTTTATTGAATCCCGTGTCAATGTTTTCATAGACCCTTCTGCCGCTCTCGGTCCTTACCGTTATGGTTTACCCCCTAAACCGCCAGAGATTCAAGCACTACAAAAATATAAAAAGGAGATCAGAGAATTAGCCAACAAGGCAGATATTTTTGTTATTTCCCATTATCATTATGACCATTATGATCCAGATGAGGATTTTTATGAAGGAAAGGTAGTTTATGCAAAGCATTGGAAAGATAAAATAAATTACAGCCAGAAAAAGAGGGCCTATGCATTCCACGAAAAATTTGCAGATAAATGCGAGTTGCATTATGTGGATGGAAAGAAGTACGAAATTGAAGGTGTTAAAATAAAATTCTCTAAGCCATTTCCCCATGGTAATGAACGAACCCGTTTAGGATTTGTTATAATGACTACAGTAGATGATGGAAAAACACGAGTTTTACATGCCTCAGATGTTGAAGGACCCATCGTAGAAGAGGCCGCAGAGTATATAATAACGGAAAACCCAGATATCGCAATAATTGACGGACCTGCCACATACTTTCTCGGCTACAGATTCTCTCAGGAAGATTTAAAAAGGAGTATAAAAAATCTTGTTAAAATTGCAGAAAATGTTCCCAAAGTAATTTTAGATCACCATCTTTTAAGAGATTTGAAATATAGAGATAGACTGGAGGAAGTGTACGAGCTTGATAATATACTCACATTTGCAGAATTCAACAAAGAGCCTATAAATATGTTGGAGGCACATAGGAAAGATTTGTAA
- a CDS encoding cobalamin B12-binding domain-containing protein produces the protein MMRKRILIAKVGLDGHDRGAKVVARALKNAGFEVIYTGIRQSPEQVVETAIQEDVDLIGLSCLSGAHIPLFKRVMEIMKEKGVNIPVFCGGTIPPGDVEALKRMGIKEVFGPGAPLKLIVEKVRIWVK, from the coding sequence ATGATGAGAAAAAGAATACTCATTGCTAAGGTTGGCCTAGACGGGCATGACCGCGGAGCAAAGGTTGTGGCTAGGGCCTTGAAGAATGCTGGTTTTGAGGTTATTTACACTGGAATAAGACAGAGTCCTGAACAGGTGGTTGAAACTGCAATACAGGAGGATGTGGATCTAATAGGGCTAAGTTGTCTTTCAGGTGCGCATATTCCACTATTTAAAAGGGTTATGGAGATTATGAAAGAGAAGGGCGTAAACATACCTGTATTTTGTGGAGGCACTATACCTCCAGGAGATGTTGAAGCCCTGAAGAGGATGGGGATTAAAGAGGTGTTTGGGCCCGGTGCGCCCCTGAAACTTATTGTAGAGAAGGTGAGGATATGGGTAAAATAG
- a CDS encoding coiled-coil protein, giving the protein MPELLEELEARYEKRKREMELHRMLRDKHNKEAREWADKRDELNKQVKEMVAEAKEHKKKRDELNEKVKELKEKRREWNEKAKELSIKLREARSKFMPRKDLPNVGKLKKKLRELEFKQQTMVLTPEKERELVELIDSLYKKIIEYEKIIEEETKKNKELNELQKQLKEARENAEKYHQEIEKLVAEAQEHHNKMVELFEKVDEIRKEADEAHRLYLENKKIADEEHEQFIAAARDVRDFEKIIAGLRQKRMASKKKQEKSEIKKKAEEIYERFKRGEPLTTEDILILQKAGLL; this is encoded by the coding sequence ATGCCTGAGCTTTTGGAAGAATTGGAAGCACGGTACGAGAAGAGAAAGAGAGAGATGGAATTGCACAGGATGCTTAGAGATAAGCATAACAAAGAGGCAAGAGAATGGGCTGACAAGAGAGATGAATTGAATAAGCAGGTCAAAGAGATGGTTGCAGAGGCAAAGGAGCACAAAAAAAAGAGAGACGAACTCAACGAGAAAGTTAAAGAGTTAAAGGAAAAGCGTCGAGAGTGGAATGAAAAGGCAAAGGAATTATCTATAAAGCTCAGAGAGGCCCGTTCAAAATTCATGCCTCGCAAAGATTTGCCAAATGTTGGTAAATTGAAGAAAAAATTAAGGGAGCTTGAGTTCAAGCAGCAGACAATGGTTTTAACTCCCGAGAAGGAGAGGGAGCTTGTAGAGTTAATCGACTCTTTATACAAAAAGATAATCGAATACGAGAAAATAATAGAAGAAGAAACAAAGAAAAACAAAGAGCTAAACGAGTTGCAAAAGCAGCTCAAGGAGGCAAGAGAGAACGCAGAGAAATATCACCAAGAGATAGAGAAACTTGTTGCAGAGGCTCAGGAGCATCATAATAAGATGGTTGAATTGTTTGAGAAGGTAGATGAAATTCGCAAAGAGGCAGATGAAGCTCATCGCCTTTATCTAGAGAACAAAAAAATTGCGGATGAAGAGCATGAGCAGTTCATAGCAGCTGCTAGAGATGTTCGCGATTTTGAGAAGATAATTGCAGGATTAAGACAGAAGAGAATGGCAAGTAAGAAGAAGCAGGAAAAGAGCGAGATAAAGAAGAAAGCAGAAGAGATTTACGAAAGGTTCAAGCGTGGCGAACCCCTTACCACGGAGGATATTTTGATCCTCCAGAAAGCGGGGTTGCTATGA
- the mce gene encoding methylmalonyl-CoA epimerase — MIKKIDHVAIAVKELAEGTRIWEDMGFHIEYETVGDQKVKIGMIHLGDSRIEILEPLGEDSPISKFLEKRGEGLHHLAVQVDDIEKALKDLKSKGYRLIDEKPRIGAGGKKIAFVHPKSSKILLELVEG, encoded by the coding sequence GTGATAAAAAAGATTGATCATGTGGCCATAGCTGTTAAAGAGCTTGCAGAAGGTACGAGGATATGGGAAGATATGGGTTTTCACATAGAGTATGAGACTGTTGGGGATCAGAAGGTGAAGATAGGCATGATTCATCTCGGCGATTCCAGAATTGAAATTCTAGAGCCTTTGGGTGAGGATTCTCCAATCTCAAAATTCTTGGAGAAGAGAGGGGAAGGGCTACATCATCTTGCAGTGCAAGTGGATGATATTGAAAAAGCCCTCAAAGATTTGAAGAGCAAGGGTTACAGGCTCATAGATGAAAAACCCAGGATCGGAGCTGGAGGCAAGAAGATTGCCTTTGTGCATCCAAAGTCTTCAAAAATTCTCTTAGAGCTTGTGGAGGGTTGA
- the meaB gene encoding methylmalonyl Co-A mutase-associated GTPase MeaB, whose amino-acid sequence MGKIEDMIEKIREGNKVTLSKLITKMENDPEIRKEVIKRIYGCPVKGRIICFTGPPGVGKSTLIDHVISILTEGGKKVGVILVDPRSPYTGGSLLGDRIRMQRHATNPNVFIRSISCADNPEGISRSVKDILKVMGLSGMDYIVVETVGTGQIAVEVSYICHTTVLVLMPNMGDDIQMMKAGIIESADIYVINKSDIGGADLTEAYLKDNIEPRDGWEPPIIRTVGYNRATVIPLIEKIEEHLKRENPMYLEKIRGLLKTMFLDYIDDFAAHFLENKSDFEHLVKKVAKCEKDYYTAVEELYDVFKKEVICRDKKD is encoded by the coding sequence ATGGGTAAAATAGAGGATATGATAGAGAAAATAAGAGAGGGAAACAAGGTAACTCTTTCAAAACTCATAACAAAGATGGAGAATGATCCGGAGATAAGGAAGGAGGTGATAAAGAGGATATATGGCTGTCCTGTGAAGGGGAGGATAATCTGTTTCACAGGCCCTCCAGGAGTGGGGAAGAGTACTCTAATAGATCATGTAATATCCATTTTAACAGAGGGGGGAAAGAAGGTTGGAGTTATACTAGTTGACCCTCGGTCGCCCTATACGGGCGGCTCTCTTTTGGGTGATAGAATTAGAATGCAGAGACATGCGACAAATCCAAATGTGTTTATAAGAAGCATAAGTTGTGCAGACAATCCAGAGGGCATATCCCGTTCTGTAAAGGATATTTTGAAGGTTATGGGTCTTTCTGGAATGGATTATATCGTTGTGGAGACAGTTGGTACAGGACAGATTGCCGTTGAGGTCTCCTACATATGCCACACAACAGTTCTGGTACTAATGCCCAATATGGGCGATGACATACAGATGATGAAGGCTGGCATAATTGAGAGTGCTGATATATATGTGATAAACAAGAGCGATATAGGAGGAGCGGATCTCACAGAGGCATATTTGAAAGATAACATAGAGCCCAGGGATGGATGGGAACCTCCAATAATAAGAACAGTGGGGTACAACAGAGCCACAGTTATCCCACTCATAGAAAAAATTGAGGAGCATTTAAAGCGTGAGAATCCCATGTACCTTGAGAAGATTAGGGGCTTGCTTAAAACGATGTTTTTGGATTATATTGACGATTTCGCAGCACATTTTTTAGAAAATAAATCTGATTTTGAACATTTGGTCAAGAAGGTTGCAAAATGTGAAAAGGATTATTACACCGCCGTTGAAGAGCTCTATGATGTATTCAAAAAGGAGGTGATTTGTCGTGATAAAAAAGATTGA
- a CDS encoding methylmalonyl-CoA mutase, with protein sequence MNVEKIIKEKERWEKSMLHKFLDKTPERKKFMLDFGREIDRLYTPEHLKDWDYLEKLGFPGEHPFTRGVYPTMYRGRLWTMRQYAGFGTAEETNKRYKFLLERGQTGLSVAFDLPTQVGYDSDDPMAMGEIGKVGVAIDTIEDMRILFDGIPLDKISTSMTINSTAAILLSMYQIVGEEQNVPNEMLRGTIQNDILKEYIARGTYIFPPQPSMRLVADTIIYCSERIPKWNPISISGYHIREAGSTAVQEVAFTIADGMEYVKWVMRRGVDVDKFAPRLSFFFAAHNNFFEEIAKFRAARRLWAKVMRDRFGAKNPKSCMLRFHTQTGGSTLTAQQPLNNIIRVAIQALAAVIGGTQSLHTNSYDEALALPTRKSVEIALRTQQIIAYESGVADTIDPMGGSYYVEWLTDTIEEEVWKYLDKIEEIGGMTKAIEVGYVQKEIADSAYKIQMEIENGERVVVGVNKFVDENEEINIEIMKVSEEAARKQIERLQRFKKSRNKEKVKKAIEQLQKVAERDESNENNMVPYIYNCVKNKATLGEIIAALKEIFGEYRAPTVI encoded by the coding sequence ATGAATGTTGAAAAGATAATAAAGGAGAAAGAGAGGTGGGAGAAGAGCATGCTTCACAAATTTTTAGATAAGACGCCTGAGAGGAAGAAATTCATGCTTGATTTTGGTAGGGAGATTGATAGACTTTACACTCCCGAGCATCTTAAAGATTGGGATTATTTAGAAAAGCTAGGATTTCCAGGCGAGCATCCCTTTACTCGAGGGGTTTATCCAACCATGTATCGCGGTCGCTTATGGACAATGCGCCAGTATGCGGGGTTCGGTACTGCGGAGGAGACCAATAAGAGATACAAGTTCCTTTTAGAAAGGGGTCAAACTGGGCTGAGTGTGGCCTTTGACTTACCAACGCAAGTGGGCTACGATTCGGATGATCCTATGGCTATGGGGGAGATTGGAAAAGTGGGCGTGGCCATCGATACCATTGAGGATATGCGCATCTTATTTGATGGGATTCCTCTGGACAAAATAAGCACATCCATGACCATAAACTCCACAGCCGCAATTCTTCTGAGTATGTACCAGATTGTTGGAGAGGAGCAAAATGTGCCAAACGAGATGCTTAGGGGAACTATTCAGAATGATATCTTAAAGGAGTACATTGCCAGGGGCACTTACATATTTCCACCACAACCCTCCATGCGGTTAGTAGCGGATACCATAATATACTGCTCTGAGAGAATTCCCAAATGGAATCCAATAAGTATATCTGGTTATCACATTCGTGAGGCTGGAAGCACTGCAGTTCAGGAGGTGGCATTTACCATCGCCGATGGTATGGAGTATGTGAAATGGGTTATGCGCAGAGGCGTGGATGTGGATAAGTTTGCACCACGCTTATCCTTCTTCTTTGCCGCCCACAACAATTTCTTTGAAGAGATAGCGAAGTTCAGAGCGGCAAGGAGACTATGGGCCAAAGTTATGCGCGATAGATTTGGAGCGAAAAATCCAAAATCTTGTATGCTTAGATTTCACACGCAAACTGGTGGCTCAACGCTCACAGCACAACAACCTCTCAACAATATAATACGTGTGGCAATACAGGCTCTTGCTGCTGTAATAGGGGGAACGCAAAGTCTGCATACTAATTCCTATGATGAGGCCCTGGCCCTTCCAACCAGGAAATCTGTGGAGATTGCACTGAGGACGCAGCAGATAATCGCCTATGAGAGTGGAGTTGCAGATACCATTGATCCAATGGGTGGAAGCTATTATGTGGAATGGTTAACAGATACTATTGAAGAAGAGGTATGGAAATATCTGGATAAAATTGAGGAAATAGGGGGTATGACCAAGGCTATAGAGGTAGGATATGTGCAGAAGGAGATTGCAGATTCAGCTTATAAGATACAGATGGAAATTGAGAATGGAGAGAGGGTTGTTGTAGGCGTAAATAAATTTGTGGATGAGAATGAAGAGATAAATATAGAGATAATGAAGGTGAGCGAAGAAGCGGCCAGGAAGCAGATTGAGAGGCTTCAGAGATTCAAAAAGAGTAGAAACAAGGAGAAAGTTAAAAAAGCAATAGAGCAATTACAGAAGGTAGCAGAAAGAGATGAGAGTAATGAGAACAATATGGTACCATATATCTACAACTGTGTAAAAAATAAGGCTACTTTGGGAGAAATAATAGCAGCTTTGAAGGAGATATTTGGAGAGTATCGTGCTCCAACGGTGATATGA